A region of Kribbella sp. NBC_01245 DNA encodes the following proteins:
- a CDS encoding YfjP family GTPase, producing the protein MTGIVEAVKGLVRGSADVLTKIEALQDAAAAGRGRLDPVVLSEAAQIVDRAGQRLKMSGELTVVALAGATGSGKSSLFNAITELDLAAVGVRRPTTSMPLACVWGDEPAGELLNWLGIPRRHQVAHRSSLEDARSEELDGLVLLDLPDHDSTEMEHRLIVDRLVELVDALIWVVDPQKYADAALHNRYLKPLSSHAGVMIFVLNHADELSDEERKTCMSDFTRLLKADGITNAVIVATSATTGDGLDDLRTLMVKRVKDKKAARERLGADVERVADRMAAQCGEAKTPALDKADTATLVDALAEAAGVPVVVDAVRRSYLQRARGATGWPVTKWLVRFKPDPLRRLHLDRVPKDRRRELRRTTAEEVTLARTSLPAATPVQRARVDTAVRNITTKAAAGLSRPWADSVRSAIRRGEEGLSDELDTAVARTDLGAERVPRWWSAARFVQWALFLVALGGALWLGSLIGFAYLQLDQPSLPEWQGIPYATIMLIGGVVLGVLVAVTCRLFAAVGAKRRASAVDKAMRAELATVADSHVINPALAELDAYSTCRDNLSKARS; encoded by the coding sequence GTGACGGGAATTGTGGAGGCGGTCAAGGGCCTGGTGAGGGGCTCTGCCGACGTCCTGACGAAAATCGAGGCACTGCAAGACGCTGCGGCGGCGGGCCGGGGGAGACTTGACCCGGTCGTGCTGTCGGAGGCGGCGCAGATCGTGGACAGAGCCGGTCAGAGGCTCAAGATGTCCGGCGAGCTCACAGTGGTGGCTCTGGCCGGCGCTACTGGCTCAGGCAAGTCCTCGCTGTTCAACGCGATCACTGAGCTAGACCTTGCTGCAGTCGGCGTACGGCGTCCTACGACGTCTATGCCGCTCGCGTGCGTCTGGGGCGACGAGCCGGCCGGTGAGCTCTTGAACTGGCTAGGCATTCCCCGGCGGCACCAGGTGGCTCACCGGAGTTCACTCGAGGATGCGCGGTCCGAGGAGCTTGACGGCCTAGTGCTGCTCGATCTGCCTGACCACGACTCCACCGAGATGGAGCACCGGCTGATCGTTGACCGGCTTGTAGAGCTGGTGGACGCGCTGATCTGGGTGGTGGACCCGCAGAAGTACGCAGACGCCGCACTGCACAACCGCTACCTCAAGCCGCTGTCGTCACATGCGGGCGTGATGATCTTCGTCCTGAACCACGCGGACGAGCTGAGCGACGAAGAGCGCAAGACCTGCATGTCGGACTTCACCCGCCTACTGAAGGCGGACGGCATCACCAACGCCGTGATCGTCGCGACCTCGGCCACGACCGGCGACGGCCTCGACGATCTCCGCACGCTCATGGTCAAGCGCGTCAAGGACAAGAAGGCCGCCCGCGAACGCTTGGGCGCGGACGTCGAACGGGTCGCCGACCGGATGGCCGCGCAGTGCGGTGAGGCGAAGACGCCGGCGCTCGACAAGGCCGACACCGCCACGCTGGTCGACGCTCTGGCCGAGGCCGCGGGTGTGCCCGTTGTCGTGGACGCCGTACGGCGCTCGTATCTGCAGCGCGCTCGCGGGGCGACGGGCTGGCCGGTGACGAAGTGGCTGGTGCGGTTCAAGCCCGACCCGCTGCGGCGGTTGCACCTCGACCGGGTGCCGAAGGACCGGCGCCGGGAGTTGCGGCGTACGACGGCCGAGGAAGTGACGTTGGCGCGGACCTCGTTGCCGGCGGCGACTCCGGTCCAGCGCGCACGAGTCGACACCGCCGTACGGAACATCACGACGAAGGCCGCGGCCGGGTTGTCCCGCCCGTGGGCCGATTCGGTCCGCTCGGCGATTCGTCGCGGCGAGGAGGGCCTCAGCGATGAGCTCGATACCGCGGTCGCGCGGACGGACCTCGGCGCTGAGCGCGTGCCGCGGTGGTGGAGTGCTGCCCGGTTCGTGCAGTGGGCCTTGTTCCTGGTCGCGTTGGGCGGTGCGTTGTGGCTGGGATCGCTGATCGGCTTCGCTTATCTCCAGCTTGATCAGCCGTCGCTGCCCGAGTGGCAGGGCATTCCGTACGCCACGATCATGCTGATCGGCGGCGTCGTGCTCGGCGTGCTCGTCGCGGTGACCTGCCGGTTGTTCGCGGCCGTGGGTGCGAAGCGTCGTGCGTCGGCGGTGGACAAGGCGATGCGGGCCGAGCTGGCGACGGTCGCCGACAGCCACGTGATCAACCCGGCCCTCGCCGAGCTCGACGCTTACTCGACCTGCCGCGACAACCTCAGCAAGGCGCGTTCCTGA
- a CDS encoding AAA family ATPase: MPDTTPVSSGAGPERSDEPNAPAANQPAQPDQPKSKLLRKLRRKNKQASSGTPQPSADPSPWAVRDPGKTPPDADTSSAAPAGTSSNASGDTASESPARTTPEADPAHADPVAAADPAQVDPVVAADAADGDPGVKAVAAEVDPAVKAGADARESGDEAGESGSTGEAVKADESEGTTGGASPEAAAASANESETAADETSTNVSSTEEPAEQAADVPAMTAAKESGPKASEPMVPAPGPVPVVADGKDAKAAPGTKQPEASNASNAAAEVGEDGDASEAEPTAPAAGTVEKATATEAKVTEADAAEADAAAAEADAAEAEAAGADAVEEDGAEAEAVEAGDDEDVAEADAKGVEAKEEASVGGTAGGSGTSEAEFDDGLPDNYMDMIIGLPKPVESAKVSEVGADDELDESQLAEHLPPNYDDIIIGLPKPKVDPAKPTPAANAETNAAGTGEGDAAENTGETDETVEVPAAETETVEALITHAVEANAKAEADGANPDDVKADAKPDDAEAHGKTGDAETDGKTGAKTKSATAEAAETGSPEGKSAEATAEVAEAETTKAETTDAKSPEAKSAGKADEGKAVAAKAVGGKSADAKAADPKSADAKTSEANAADAKTTDDEATNAKAADAETADVKTSEAKTTDAEAADAETAEVKTTDGKAAGGEAAGGKAAGAKAAGGKTAGAKTAGAKTAGAKVAAGKAAGGAGDDQTPAEQVAMALIAALMRLREALASSRLPIDVVGADEARQQQKAMLDQLDDYVLPRLVQLEAPVLAVVGGSTGAGKSTLVNTLVGRVVSEPGVLRPTTRSPVLVHNPADTDWFTGDRVLPGLARSTGDAPGGTEDAGVLRLVAADTIPQGLAVLDAPDIDSVVEANRELAAQLLAAADLWLFVTTAARYADAVPWDFLKDAAERSTAIAVVLDRVPPGSVEDISGHLAHMLLERGLGDSPMFAITESEVSDGGLLTPEVVAPVKEWLSELAEDAGARAAVVRRTLQGAVTAMTKKTPAFALAVQAQADTVIELRSAAETAYVRAVKDISKATQDGSMLRGEVLARWQEFVGTGELLKGLQTNVGRFRDKMRTAISGKQMPTRDVADAVESGLESLLREHAEAAAERAEESWQSTVAGRQLLEAGDRDLGRSSREFNAQAGRMVRDWQGYVLELVRKEGADKRSTARILAYGFNGLGIALMIVIFASTAGIPTGAEVGVGAGTAAVGQKLLEAVFGDQAVRTLATKARRDLDSRVRSLMDAELSRYLTVLDQHPVDPDAPRRLTEAARAVEDCT; the protein is encoded by the coding sequence GTGCCTGACACCACGCCGGTATCGTCCGGTGCCGGTCCAGAGCGCTCGGATGAGCCGAACGCTCCGGCCGCGAATCAGCCTGCCCAGCCGGACCAGCCGAAGAGCAAACTGCTGCGCAAACTCCGCCGCAAGAACAAACAAGCCTCAAGCGGTACGCCGCAGCCCTCAGCCGACCCGTCGCCCTGGGCAGTCCGCGACCCGGGTAAGACCCCACCCGACGCCGACACGTCGTCCGCAGCCCCAGCTGGTACGTCGTCCAACGCCTCGGGTGACACCGCATCGGAGAGCCCAGCCCGTACGACGCCCGAGGCCGATCCGGCTCACGCGGATCCGGTCGCCGCAGCCGATCCGGCTCAGGTGGATCCAGTCGTCGCGGCCGATGCGGCTGACGGTGATCCGGGTGTGAAGGCCGTCGCAGCCGAGGTGGATCCGGCTGTGAAGGCTGGTGCGGATGCGCGCGAGTCCGGCGACGAGGCCGGGGAGTCTGGTTCGACTGGCGAAGCGGTGAAGGCCGACGAGTCGGAAGGTACGACCGGAGGCGCCTCGCCCGAGGCGGCCGCGGCTTCTGCGAACGAGAGCGAAACCGCTGCCGATGAAACCTCGACAAACGTCAGTTCCACCGAGGAGCCGGCCGAGCAAGCCGCGGACGTACCCGCTATGACCGCCGCCAAGGAAAGCGGGCCCAAGGCAAGCGAACCGATGGTCCCGGCCCCCGGCCCGGTCCCAGTCGTTGCCGACGGCAAGGACGCCAAGGCCGCACCGGGCACCAAGCAGCCCGAAGCCTCCAACGCCTCCAACGCCGCCGCCGAAGTCGGCGAAGACGGCGATGCGTCCGAGGCCGAGCCGACTGCGCCCGCCGCGGGTACCGTCGAGAAGGCGACCGCCACTGAGGCAAAGGTCACCGAAGCAGACGCCGCCGAAGCAGATGCAGCCGCGGCCGAAGCGGACGCGGCTGAGGCAGAAGCCGCTGGCGCGGACGCGGTTGAAGAAGATGGCGCTGAGGCGGAGGCCGTTGAAGCGGGCGATGACGAGGATGTCGCCGAGGCTGACGCGAAGGGCGTGGAGGCCAAGGAGGAAGCGTCCGTCGGGGGTACGGCCGGGGGATCGGGCACGTCCGAGGCCGAGTTCGACGATGGTCTGCCCGACAACTACATGGACATGATCATCGGCCTGCCCAAGCCCGTCGAATCCGCGAAGGTCTCGGAGGTCGGCGCGGACGACGAGCTGGACGAATCTCAGCTGGCCGAGCACCTCCCGCCCAACTACGACGACATCATCATCGGCCTGCCCAAACCGAAGGTCGATCCCGCCAAGCCCACCCCAGCGGCGAACGCCGAGACCAACGCCGCCGGCACCGGCGAAGGCGATGCGGCCGAGAACACGGGCGAAACCGACGAAACCGTCGAGGTACCAGCCGCCGAGACCGAAACCGTAGAAGCGCTCATCACCCACGCCGTCGAGGCAAACGCCAAGGCAGAGGCAGACGGCGCCAACCCGGACGACGTCAAGGCGGACGCCAAGCCGGACGACGCCGAGGCGCACGGCAAGACGGGCGACGCCGAGACGGATGGCAAGACGGGCGCCAAGACCAAGTCGGCCACGGCCGAGGCCGCCGAAACCGGGTCGCCCGAGGGCAAGTCGGCCGAAGCCACTGCCGAGGTCGCCGAGGCAGAGACGACCAAGGCTGAGACCACCGACGCCAAGTCGCCCGAGGCCAAGTCAGCTGGCAAGGCGGACGAAGGTAAGGCAGTCGCGGCCAAGGCAGTTGGCGGCAAGTCGGCTGATGCGAAGGCAGCCGACCCCAAGTCGGCCGACGCCAAGACCAGCGAAGCGAACGCAGCCGACGCTAAGACGACCGACGACGAGGCCACCAACGCCAAGGCAGCCGACGCCGAGACGGCCGACGTCAAGACCAGCGAAGCTAAGACCACCGACGCCGAGGCAGCTGACGCCGAGACTGCCGAAGTCAAGACCACTGACGGCAAGGCAGCCGGCGGCGAGGCAGCCGGCGGCAAGGCGGCTGGTGCGAAGGCGGCCGGGGGCAAGACGGCTGGGGCGAAGACCGCCGGCGCCAAGACGGCTGGTGCGAAGGTGGCTGCTGGCAAGGCGGCTGGGGGCGCCGGGGACGATCAGACGCCCGCTGAGCAGGTGGCGATGGCGTTGATCGCGGCGCTGATGCGTTTGCGGGAGGCGTTGGCCAGCAGCCGGCTGCCGATCGACGTGGTCGGGGCGGATGAGGCGCGGCAGCAGCAGAAGGCGATGCTCGACCAGCTCGACGACTACGTTCTCCCTCGCCTGGTCCAACTCGAGGCCCCGGTCCTAGCGGTCGTAGGCGGTTCGACCGGCGCGGGCAAGTCCACCCTGGTCAACACCCTCGTTGGCCGAGTCGTCAGCGAGCCCGGCGTGCTGCGTCCCACCACCCGTTCCCCAGTCCTCGTGCACAACCCGGCCGACACCGACTGGTTCACCGGCGACCGGGTGCTGCCCGGCCTGGCCCGCTCCACCGGCGACGCCCCCGGCGGCACGGAAGATGCGGGCGTGTTGCGACTAGTTGCCGCTGACACCATTCCGCAAGGCCTGGCCGTGCTGGATGCGCCCGACATCGATTCCGTCGTCGAGGCGAACCGCGAGCTGGCCGCACAACTCCTGGCCGCGGCAGACCTCTGGCTGTTCGTCACCACGGCCGCGCGCTATGCGGACGCCGTACCGTGGGACTTCCTGAAGGACGCGGCCGAGCGGAGTACGGCGATCGCGGTTGTGCTTGATCGCGTACCGCCCGGGTCCGTCGAGGACATCAGCGGCCACCTCGCGCATATGCTGCTCGAGCGTGGTCTGGGTGATTCGCCCATGTTCGCGATCACCGAGTCGGAGGTATCGGACGGCGGCCTGCTGACGCCCGAGGTCGTTGCCCCGGTCAAGGAATGGCTGTCCGAACTCGCCGAGGACGCGGGCGCTCGCGCTGCCGTCGTACGGCGGACGCTGCAGGGCGCGGTCACGGCGATGACCAAGAAGACGCCGGCCTTCGCGCTTGCCGTACAAGCCCAGGCCGACACCGTCATCGAGCTGCGCTCTGCCGCCGAAACGGCGTACGTGCGAGCCGTGAAGGACATCAGCAAGGCCACGCAGGACGGCTCGATGCTGCGTGGCGAGGTGCTCGCGCGCTGGCAGGAGTTCGTCGGCACGGGCGAGTTGCTCAAGGGTCTGCAGACGAACGTCGGGCGCTTCCGCGACAAGATGCGTACGGCGATCAGCGGCAAGCAGATGCCGACCCGGGATGTCGCCGACGCGGTGGAGTCCGGGCTGGAGTCGTTGCTGCGCGAGCACGCCGAGGCCGCCGCCGAGCGGGCCGAGGAGTCCTGGCAGTCGACGGTCGCCGGGCGCCAGCTGCTCGAGGCCGGCGATCGCGACCTCGGCCGGTCGTCCCGCGAGTTCAACGCCCAGGCTGGTCGGATGGTCCGTGACTGGCAGGGGTACGTGCTGGAGCTGGTTCGCAAGGAAGGCGCGGACAAGCGTTCGACCGCCCGGATCCTGGCGTACGGGTTCAACGGTCTAGGGATCGCCCTGATGATCGTGATCTTCGCCAGCACCGCGGGGATCCCGACCGGCGCAGAGGTGGGTGTAGGCGCTGGAACCGCCGCTGTCGGCCAGAAGTTGCTGGAGGCAGTCTTCGGCGACCAGGCCGTCCGGACGCTGGCTACCAAGGCACGCCGCGATCTGGACAGTAGAGTTCGTTCGCTGATGGATGCAGAGCTGTCCCGCTATTTGACGGTGCTCGACCAGCATCCGGTCGACCCCGACGCCCCAAGACGACTGACGGAGGCCGCGCGCGCGGTGGAGGACTGCACGTGA
- a CDS encoding PrsW family intramembrane metalloprotease: MSYPSGIPSGASPEPPEAGSPAYPPGSPYPQPNVLGDHPVPGQQRNRNVLLATLIVVVMAVAGLAVFWRILSGADAGGLGWVILLAFIPVPIIVLLYLLLDRYEPEPAKYIMFAFAWGAFIATLMALWINTEAGRLLGESAAGGSRAAVFVAPPVEEFAKGAVILLLALIRRKEFDGIIDGLVYAGMVGIGFAFTENILYYSRIYTQLAEEGGSDKGLQGALVLFVLRGLMSPFAHPLFTSFTAIGIGIAVRHRNTAVRYLAPIVGYLAAVFAHALWNGVASWAGAAGFLGTYLVLMVPIFIGLVIFALVMRARESQMIASRLYDYVRFGWLTAPEVPLIASLRGRKALRQNAKRYGAGPASAAKAFQHTATELAYLRDKIVRQVIGPEALPVEKKLLDELRARRPSVPFPPMPVFRPPQPAMGLPPGQSGYSPGPAGYQGPPGGYGPYPPSQFPPSQ, translated from the coding sequence ATGAGTTACCCCTCAGGTATCCCGTCGGGGGCTTCGCCCGAGCCTCCCGAGGCGGGCAGTCCGGCCTATCCGCCGGGCAGCCCGTACCCGCAGCCCAACGTGCTCGGGGATCATCCCGTGCCCGGACAGCAGCGCAACCGCAATGTGCTGCTCGCCACCTTGATCGTGGTGGTGATGGCGGTGGCGGGCCTTGCGGTCTTCTGGCGGATCTTGTCCGGGGCCGATGCCGGCGGGCTCGGCTGGGTGATCCTTCTCGCCTTCATTCCGGTGCCGATTATCGTGTTGCTGTACCTGCTCCTGGATCGCTACGAACCGGAGCCAGCCAAGTACATCATGTTCGCGTTCGCGTGGGGTGCTTTCATAGCCACCTTGATGGCCCTCTGGATCAACACCGAGGCGGGCAGGCTGCTGGGGGAGAGTGCCGCCGGTGGTTCGCGGGCGGCGGTTTTCGTCGCTCCGCCCGTCGAGGAGTTCGCCAAGGGCGCGGTCATCTTGTTGCTGGCGCTTATCCGGCGCAAGGAGTTCGACGGCATCATCGACGGGCTTGTGTACGCGGGCATGGTCGGCATCGGCTTTGCGTTCACGGAGAACATCCTTTACTACAGCCGTATCTATACGCAGCTGGCCGAAGAAGGCGGAAGCGACAAGGGGCTGCAGGGCGCGTTGGTGCTGTTCGTGTTGCGCGGGCTGATGTCGCCGTTCGCGCATCCACTCTTCACGTCGTTCACCGCGATAGGTATCGGTATCGCGGTCCGTCATCGCAACACGGCGGTCCGTTACCTCGCGCCGATCGTCGGGTATCTCGCGGCCGTCTTCGCGCACGCCCTCTGGAACGGTGTCGCCAGCTGGGCCGGTGCCGCCGGCTTCCTCGGTACCTATCTGGTGCTGATGGTCCCGATCTTCATCGGACTCGTCATCTTCGCGTTGGTCATGCGCGCGCGGGAGTCGCAGATGATCGCGTCCCGGCTGTACGACTACGTGCGGTTCGGCTGGTTGACCGCGCCCGAAGTGCCCCTGATCGCGTCGCTGCGCGGCCGCAAGGCGCTCCGCCAGAACGCCAAGCGGTACGGCGCCGGCCCCGCCTCCGCCGCGAAGGCCTTCCAGCACACCGCGACCGAACTCGCCTACCTGCGAGACAAGATCGTTCGCCAGGTGATCGGCCCGGAGGCCCTGCCAGTGGAGAAGAAGTTGCTCGACGAATTGCGCGCCCGGCGTCCGAGTGTGCCGTTCCCGCCGATGCCCGTCTTCCGCCCACCCCAGCCCGCGATGGGACTGCCGCCTGGTCAGTCCGGTTACTCACCGGGACCCGCTGGCTACCAGGGACCACCCGGAGGGTACGGTCCGTATCCACCATCGCAGTTCCCACCGTCGCAGTGA
- a CDS encoding tyrosine-type recombinase/integrase, with protein MAGQSKQRGHVEPHGKKFRAVVSAGKDPLTGRRRFLKETWPTEKEAEVAKTRLLNQVDEQRHPRSKILVRTLIEKWFEVEDHEDSTSQRYAGLNAKYIEPTFGSVQAAKLDPELLETYYARLGRCRELCAGKRSAAGHQCRPLSSSSIRQIHFVLRGALDRGVRWKYLSVNAAALAEPPAANRTTPDPPSAAEAAAILNEAWKKPAWGTLLWLVMVTGCRRGELCAVRWSDVDLQRGKISIERSLRRDLSEKRTKSEQDRRLTLDPYTIKLLEAHRAASEEQCDALGIKLSPHAFVFSLEPDFSEPMKPDTVTQRYARLARRNNLRSTRFHSLRHYSATELLGSGVDLRTVSGRLGHASGATTLRFYAAWLEEADKNAASNIAEIMARPEPLKRTPRSPYELIATELRIAIERGDYPVGAQLPANEEIRAQYRVATGTVSRAIALLKDSGLIAGPRGKKPKVVATKARAPRDG; from the coding sequence ATGGCAGGGCAATCCAAACAGCGCGGTCACGTCGAACCACACGGCAAGAAGTTCCGAGCGGTCGTCTCGGCCGGGAAGGATCCCCTGACCGGGCGACGTCGATTCCTCAAGGAAACGTGGCCAACTGAAAAAGAAGCCGAGGTCGCGAAGACGCGCCTCCTGAACCAGGTGGATGAACAGCGCCATCCCCGAAGCAAGATCCTGGTGCGCACTCTGATCGAGAAATGGTTCGAGGTCGAAGACCACGAAGACAGCACTAGTCAGCGGTACGCCGGTTTGAACGCCAAGTACATAGAGCCAACGTTTGGGTCTGTGCAGGCGGCCAAACTCGACCCCGAGCTACTGGAGACGTACTACGCGCGGCTCGGGCGCTGTCGAGAACTCTGCGCCGGAAAGCGCAGCGCGGCCGGCCATCAGTGCCGGCCATTGTCGAGCAGCTCTATTCGACAGATCCATTTCGTCCTTCGCGGCGCCCTCGATCGTGGGGTGCGGTGGAAGTACCTGAGCGTTAACGCAGCCGCGCTGGCTGAACCGCCGGCCGCTAACAGAACGACACCTGATCCGCCCTCAGCGGCCGAGGCGGCCGCCATACTCAACGAGGCTTGGAAGAAGCCGGCCTGGGGCACGCTGCTCTGGCTCGTCATGGTCACTGGTTGCCGACGCGGTGAGCTCTGCGCGGTGCGATGGTCAGATGTCGATCTGCAGCGCGGAAAGATAAGCATCGAACGATCCCTGCGCAGGGATCTGAGCGAGAAGCGGACGAAGAGCGAGCAAGACCGCCGCCTCACGCTTGATCCGTACACCATCAAGCTGCTCGAGGCGCACCGCGCAGCCAGCGAGGAACAATGCGACGCGCTGGGCATCAAGTTGAGTCCGCATGCGTTCGTGTTCTCGCTGGAGCCTGACTTCTCCGAGCCAATGAAGCCGGACACCGTCACGCAGAGGTACGCCCGACTGGCTCGGCGGAACAATCTACGCAGCACGAGGTTCCACTCTCTCCGGCACTACTCCGCGACGGAGCTGCTTGGCTCGGGCGTCGACCTGAGGACGGTGTCCGGCCGGTTAGGGCACGCGAGTGGTGCTACCACCCTCCGCTTCTACGCCGCGTGGCTCGAAGAAGCGGATAAGAACGCAGCCAGCAACATCGCCGAGATCATGGCTAGGCCCGAGCCACTGAAACGGACACCGCGCAGCCCATACGAGCTCATCGCCACGGAGCTTCGCATCGCGATCGAGCGAGGCGACTACCCTGTCGGCGCGCAGTTGCCTGCAAACGAGGAGATCCGAGCGCAGTACCGGGTGGCGACCGGCACCGTCAGCAGGGCGATTGCATTACTCAAGGACTCAGGCTTGATCGCTGGCCCCCGCGGTAAGAAGCCCAAGGTAGTCGCAACGAAGGCTCGCGCGCCCAGGGACGGCTAA
- a CDS encoding single-stranded DNA-binding protein: MNEIYVTIQGRVGSEVEFRQAGQVSIASFRLGSNPRQFVRDKGWVDRPTTWFTVECWRGLAENVKESVGKGQPVVVFGKLKTTEWQDAEGNPRSKTVLEATSIGHDLTRGVAMFTKRAPQVGVQTSSLEEEMRELSEFVDSQAEANPFPPQGSEALEADRRAA, from the coding sequence GTGAATGAGATCTATGTGACCATCCAGGGCCGGGTCGGCAGCGAGGTGGAGTTCCGGCAGGCCGGGCAAGTGTCGATCGCGTCGTTCCGGCTCGGGTCGAATCCGCGCCAGTTCGTCCGCGACAAAGGCTGGGTGGACCGGCCGACGACCTGGTTCACGGTCGAGTGCTGGCGCGGTCTCGCGGAGAACGTGAAGGAATCGGTCGGCAAGGGCCAGCCGGTGGTCGTGTTCGGCAAGCTGAAGACCACCGAGTGGCAGGACGCCGAGGGCAATCCCCGGTCGAAGACGGTGCTGGAGGCGACCTCGATCGGTCATGACCTGACCAGGGGTGTCGCCATGTTCACCAAGCGTGCACCTCAGGTCGGCGTGCAGACGAGCTCGCTGGAGGAGGAGATGCGCGAGTTGTCCGAGTTCGTCGACTCACAGGCTGAGGCGAATCCGTTCCCGCCGCAGGGTTCCGAGGCTCTGGAGGCCGATCGGCGGGCCGCCTGA